A part of Brachybacterium faecium DSM 4810 genomic DNA contains:
- a CDS encoding 2-methylcitrate synthase/citrate synthase II (PFAM: Citrate synthase~TIGRFAM: 2-methylcitrate synthase/citrate synthase II) has protein sequence MTTETTSGPEIRKGLNGVVADTTAISKVNPETNSLLYRGYPVPQLAATQSIEAVAHLLWTGELPDEQELAQAVAHERSHRDLVPQVRAAMDSLPTTCHPMDAVRTAVSVLGALDPRAQDSSREAELEKARQLFARLPAVIAYEQRRRRAGGPTEPIPPRDDLDYSQNFLWMTFGEEAAAEVVDAFRISMVLYAEHSFNASTFTARVITSTLSDLHSAVAGAIGALKGPLHGGANEAVMHTFDELGIRPEESEAEAKERAKTWMEDALAQKKKVMGFGHRVYKHGDSRVPMMKQAMDAMIAHFDRHEILGLYNGLEQAMDEAKGIKPNLDYPAGPTYHLMGFDTELFTPLFIAARITGWTAHVMEQRAENALIRPLSEYVGPDERQVPGA, from the coding sequence ATGACCACCGAGACCACCTCCGGCCCCGAGATCCGCAAGGGGCTCAACGGCGTCGTGGCCGACACGACCGCCATCTCCAAGGTGAACCCCGAGACCAACTCCCTGCTCTATCGCGGGTACCCCGTCCCCCAGCTGGCGGCGACCCAGAGCATCGAGGCGGTCGCCCACCTGCTGTGGACCGGGGAGCTGCCTGACGAGCAGGAGCTCGCCCAGGCCGTCGCGCACGAGCGCTCCCACCGCGACCTCGTCCCGCAGGTGCGCGCGGCGATGGATTCGCTGCCGACCACCTGCCACCCCATGGACGCGGTGCGCACCGCCGTCTCCGTGCTCGGCGCGCTCGACCCCCGCGCCCAGGACTCCTCCCGCGAGGCGGAGCTCGAGAAGGCGAGGCAGCTGTTCGCCCGGCTCCCCGCCGTGATCGCCTACGAGCAGCGCCGCCGCCGCGCCGGCGGGCCGACGGAGCCGATCCCGCCGCGGGATGACCTGGACTACTCCCAGAACTTCCTGTGGATGACCTTCGGGGAGGAGGCCGCCGCCGAGGTGGTCGATGCCTTCCGCATCTCGATGGTGCTGTACGCCGAGCACTCCTTCAACGCCTCCACCTTCACCGCCCGGGTCATCACCTCGACCCTCTCGGACCTGCACTCCGCGGTCGCCGGGGCGATCGGCGCCCTCAAGGGCCCGCTGCACGGCGGGGCGAACGAGGCGGTGATGCACACCTTCGACGAGCTGGGCATCCGCCCCGAGGAATCCGAGGCCGAGGCCAAGGAGCGCGCGAAGACGTGGATGGAGGACGCCCTCGCGCAGAAGAAGAAGGTGATGGGCTTCGGCCACCGCGTCTACAAGCACGGCGACTCCCGCGTGCCCATGATGAAGCAGGCGATGGACGCGATGATCGCCCACTTCGACCGGCACGAGATCCTCGGCCTGTACAACGGCCTCGAGCAGGCGATGGACGAGGCCAAGGGCATCAAACCCAATCTCGACTACCCGGCCGGCCCCACCTATCACCTGATGGGCTTCGACACCGAGCTGTTCACCCCGCTGTTCATCGCCGCACGGATCACCGGCTGGACGGCGCACGTGATGGAGCAGCGCGCGGAGAACGCGCTGATCCGGCCGCTGTCGGAGTACGTCGGCCCCGACGAGCGGCAGGTGCCCGGCGCCTGA
- a CDS encoding spermidine synthase, which translates to MVTSDFLPGAQRTAQLSFSDQAAWIVKDEVVGGWVLQIGGVEQSHVDLEDPTRLVHEYLRRMGNVLDAVWPAGQPLRIAHLGGGALTLVRYVQVTRPGSEQVVVEIERELPTLVTTALPLPEGTVVEVVSGDAREELAAMEGRRFDAIVLDVFSGEESPSHLATKDFYLEALAHLEDDGLLLVNVGDDAGQRFLAAQVGELEGAAEELGLSGVWTLTHASLLTTPADGNMVLIAGGALSSPKVEQWREAWKKAGPHPAAVLDPTETAAAFDR; encoded by the coding sequence ATGGTCACCAGTGATTTCCTGCCCGGCGCTCAGCGCACTGCCCAGCTGAGCTTCTCCGACCAGGCGGCGTGGATCGTGAAGGACGAGGTCGTGGGCGGCTGGGTGCTGCAGATCGGGGGCGTGGAGCAGTCGCATGTCGACCTCGAGGATCCGACGCGCCTCGTGCACGAATATCTGCGCCGGATGGGGAACGTGCTCGATGCCGTGTGGCCGGCCGGGCAGCCGCTGCGTATCGCGCACCTGGGAGGAGGGGCGCTCACGCTGGTGCGGTACGTCCAGGTGACCCGGCCGGGTTCGGAGCAGGTGGTCGTCGAGATCGAAAGGGAGCTGCCCACGCTGGTCACGACAGCGCTGCCGCTGCCCGAGGGCACCGTGGTGGAGGTGGTGAGCGGGGACGCCCGCGAGGAGCTCGCGGCGATGGAGGGGCGCCGCTTCGATGCGATCGTGCTGGATGTGTTCTCCGGCGAGGAGTCACCGTCCCACCTGGCCACGAAGGACTTCTATCTCGAAGCGCTTGCGCATCTGGAGGATGACGGACTGCTTCTGGTCAACGTGGGTGATGACGCCGGGCAGCGCTTCCTCGCCGCGCAGGTGGGGGAGCTCGAGGGCGCGGCCGAGGAGCTGGGCCTCTCGGGGGTGTGGACGCTGACGCACGCCTCGCTCCTGACCACTCCGGCCGACGGGAACATGGTGCTGATCGCCGGCGGGGCGCTCTCCTCCCCGAAGGTCGAGCAGTGGCGTGAGGCCTGGAAGAAGGCGGGCCCCCACCCGGCGGCGGTGCTCGATCCGACCGAGACCGCGGCGGCGTTCGACCGCTGA
- a CDS encoding methylisocitrate lyase (PFAM: Isocitrate lyase family~TIGRFAM: methylisocitrate lyase), with amino-acid sequence MLSSTLSPSQKRRALRELLTPGAAQPFPGAFTPLSAKLIEEKGFPGVYVSGAVIANELGLPDIGLTTLSEVAGRGAQIARSTDLPCLIDADTGFGEPMNVARTIQELEDAGLAGCHIEDQVNPKRCGHLDGKTMVDLDTAAQRIRAAADGRRDGDFLVMARTDLRATDGLDAAIDRMKALVDAGADAIFPEALVDLGEFEQVCAALDVPVLANMTEFGKSALFTREQLASAGVAMVIYPVTLLRAAMGAAERVLETIAAEGTQEPRVPEMLTRARLYELVEYESYTRFDSSVFDFEVPAAHRPDQTPPSSKE; translated from the coding sequence ATGCTGTCGAGCACCCTCTCCCCCTCCCAGAAGCGCCGCGCGCTGCGCGAGCTGCTCACCCCCGGTGCGGCGCAGCCCTTCCCCGGGGCGTTCACGCCGCTGTCCGCGAAGCTGATCGAGGAGAAGGGCTTCCCCGGCGTCTACGTCTCCGGCGCGGTGATCGCCAATGAGCTGGGGCTGCCGGACATCGGGCTGACCACCCTCAGCGAGGTCGCCGGCCGGGGCGCGCAGATCGCCCGCTCCACCGATCTTCCCTGCCTCATCGACGCCGACACCGGCTTCGGCGAGCCGATGAACGTGGCCCGCACGATCCAGGAGCTCGAGGACGCGGGCCTGGCCGGCTGCCACATCGAGGACCAGGTCAACCCCAAGCGGTGCGGCCACCTCGACGGCAAGACCATGGTGGATCTCGACACCGCCGCGCAGCGCATCCGCGCCGCCGCCGACGGCCGACGGGATGGGGACTTCCTCGTCATGGCCCGCACCGACCTGCGCGCCACCGACGGGCTCGACGCCGCCATCGACAGGATGAAGGCCCTGGTCGACGCCGGGGCCGATGCGATCTTCCCCGAGGCTCTGGTCGATCTCGGGGAGTTCGAGCAGGTGTGCGCGGCGCTGGACGTGCCGGTGCTGGCGAATATGACCGAGTTCGGGAAATCCGCCCTGTTCACCCGCGAGCAGCTGGCCTCGGCGGGGGTCGCGATGGTGATCTACCCCGTCACCCTGCTGCGCGCCGCGATGGGCGCGGCCGAGCGGGTGCTGGAGACGATCGCGGCCGAGGGCACCCAGGAACCGCGCGTGCCCGAGATGCTCACCCGTGCGCGACTGTACGAACTGGTGGAGTATGAGTCCTACACGCGCTTCGACAGCTCGGTCTTCGACTTCGAGGTCCCAGCCGCCCACCGCCCTGACCAGACACCGCCGTCCTCGAAGGAGTGA
- a CDS encoding transcriptional regulator, GntR family (PFAM: FCD domain; Bacterial regulatory proteins, gntR family) — protein MRASDRAYTTLREEIVEGTLEPGAVLGEVEQSARLGISRTPLREALSRLTANGLAAPSRGRGLVVTAVSLDEAPHLFDLRIALETLAARRAAERAAHRPGPTATAGTHSDDDAAPTGGSGLCTLFTDLAARFDEATTALAAGTDPTAYYTLTEELDAALDTACGNPYLADSLRGLRLHLGRLRRLARNSPTRLAASAQEHSAISRAIAAGDPELAAATTTVHLRHALAQLRGAQTDQPPARPTSPPTFEDTAP, from the coding sequence ATGCGTGCCAGCGACCGTGCCTACACGACGCTCCGCGAGGAGATCGTCGAGGGCACCCTCGAGCCCGGCGCCGTGCTGGGCGAGGTCGAGCAGTCCGCGCGCCTCGGGATCTCCCGCACGCCGTTGCGCGAAGCCCTCTCCCGCCTCACCGCGAACGGTCTCGCCGCCCCCTCCCGCGGCCGCGGGCTCGTCGTCACCGCCGTGTCCCTCGACGAGGCACCCCACCTCTTCGACCTCCGCATCGCCCTGGAGACCCTCGCCGCGCGCCGCGCCGCCGAGCGCGCCGCACACCGCCCCGGCCCTACCGCCACCGCCGGTACACACAGCGACGACGACGCCGCACCCACCGGCGGCTCCGGTCTCTGCACGCTCTTCACGGACCTGGCCGCCCGGTTCGATGAGGCCACCACCGCGCTCGCAGCGGGCACCGACCCCACCGCGTACTACACCCTGACCGAAGAGCTCGATGCCGCCCTCGACACCGCCTGCGGCAACCCCTACCTCGCCGACTCGCTGCGCGGGCTGCGCCTGCACCTCGGACGACTGCGCCGCCTGGCCCGCAACTCCCCCACCCGGCTCGCGGCCTCGGCTCAGGAGCACTCCGCGATCTCCCGCGCGATCGCCGCCGGCGATCCCGAGCTCGCCGCCGCCACGACCACCGTCCACCTCCGCCACGCCCTCGCCCAGCTGCGAGGCGCGCAGACCGACCAACCCCCAGCCCGCCCCACATCACCCCCGACCTTCGAGGACACCGCACCATGA
- a CDS encoding acetyltransferase (GNAT) family protein (PFAM: Acetyltransferase (GNAT) family), with protein sequence MDTLTLEGRRYTVGRATAADLPELVALLADDVLGRERESTELAPYEQAFARIDRDSNQLLVAVRDASGGLVATTQLTLLPSLSRGGATRLQIEAVRVAAATRGSGLGSALLAWAHDWGRAQGATLAQLTTDTARADALRFYERLGYVPSHVGLKLPL encoded by the coding sequence ATGGACACCCTCACCCTCGAAGGGCGGCGCTACACCGTCGGCCGCGCGACCGCCGCCGACCTTCCCGAGCTGGTCGCGCTCCTGGCCGACGACGTGCTCGGGCGCGAGCGGGAGAGCACCGAGCTCGCCCCGTACGAGCAGGCGTTCGCCCGGATCGATCGTGACTCGAATCAGCTGCTCGTGGCCGTCCGCGACGCGTCGGGCGGGCTCGTCGCGACGACGCAGCTCACGCTCCTGCCCTCGCTGTCCCGCGGCGGCGCGACCCGCCTCCAGATCGAGGCGGTGCGGGTCGCGGCGGCGACCCGCGGCAGCGGCCTCGGCTCCGCCCTCCTCGCCTGGGCCCACGACTGGGGCAGGGCCCAGGGCGCGACGCTCGCGCAGCTGACCACCGACACCGCCCGCGCCGACGCGCTGCGCTTCTACGAGAGGCTCGGCTACGTCCCGAGCCACGTGGGCCTCAAGCTGCCGCTGTGA
- a CDS encoding uncharacterized protein involved in propionate catabolism (PFAM: MmgE/PrpD family), with protein sequence MRDHDVRVHRSDENLPHEGQLAWKMAEVAVDPVEVEADVEEMIINRIIDNASVAIASVTRDPIVSARAQALSHPVSRGGHGASVFGAEERTSPEWAAWANGVAVRELDYHDTFLAADYSHPGDNIPPILAVAEHTGRSGRDLIRGLATGYELQVDLVRAICLHQHKIDHVAHLGPSAAAGIGTLLGLDTETIFQAIGQALHTTTATRQSRKGEISTWKAHAPAFAGKMAVEAADRAMRGQTSPVPIYEGEDGVIAWLLDGPDARYTVPLPEAGETKRAILDTYTKEHSAEYQAQAWIDLARKLHAEHPEAADPEQVASILIRTSHHTHYVIGSGANDPQKYDPTASRETLDHSIPYIFTVALQDGAWHHVDSYAPERAGRPDTVALWHKVTTEEDPEWTRRYHSLDLAEKAFGGAVVITLTDGTVIEDSIAVADAHPLGARPFAREQYVHKFRTLADGLVAEAEIDRFLEAAAHLAELPAGELGRLNVLAAAGVLDPSAAPKGLF encoded by the coding sequence ATGAGAGACCACGACGTCCGCGTCCACCGCTCCGACGAGAACCTGCCGCACGAGGGCCAGCTGGCCTGGAAGATGGCCGAGGTCGCCGTCGACCCGGTCGAGGTCGAAGCCGACGTCGAGGAGATGATCATCAACCGGATCATCGACAACGCCTCCGTCGCGATCGCCTCGGTGACCCGCGACCCGATCGTCTCCGCCCGCGCACAGGCGCTCAGCCATCCCGTCTCCCGCGGCGGTCACGGCGCCTCCGTGTTCGGCGCCGAGGAGCGCACCTCCCCGGAATGGGCCGCCTGGGCCAACGGGGTCGCCGTGCGCGAGCTCGACTACCACGACACCTTCCTCGCCGCGGACTACTCCCACCCCGGCGACAACATCCCCCCGATCCTCGCGGTCGCCGAGCACACCGGCCGCTCCGGCCGCGACCTGATCCGCGGCCTCGCCACCGGCTACGAGCTGCAGGTCGACCTGGTGCGCGCGATCTGCCTACACCAGCACAAGATCGACCACGTGGCGCATCTCGGCCCCTCGGCCGCCGCCGGGATCGGCACGCTGCTGGGCCTGGACACCGAGACCATCTTCCAGGCCATCGGCCAGGCCCTGCACACCACGACCGCCACGCGCCAGTCCCGCAAGGGAGAGATCTCCACCTGGAAGGCGCACGCCCCCGCGTTCGCCGGGAAGATGGCCGTCGAGGCCGCGGACCGGGCGATGCGCGGACAGACCTCCCCGGTCCCGATCTACGAGGGCGAGGACGGCGTGATCGCCTGGCTGCTGGACGGCCCCGACGCCCGCTACACCGTGCCGCTGCCCGAGGCCGGCGAGACCAAGCGCGCCATCCTGGACACGTACACCAAGGAGCACTCCGCCGAATACCAGGCCCAGGCGTGGATCGACCTGGCCCGCAAGCTGCACGCCGAGCACCCCGAGGCCGCCGATCCGGAGCAGGTCGCCTCGATCCTCATCCGCACCTCGCACCACACCCACTACGTGATCGGCTCCGGCGCGAACGATCCGCAGAAGTACGATCCGACAGCCTCGCGGGAGACCCTCGACCACTCGATCCCGTACATCTTCACCGTCGCCCTGCAGGACGGCGCCTGGCACCACGTGGACTCCTACGCCCCCGAGCGCGCGGGCCGCCCGGACACCGTCGCCCTCTGGCACAAGGTCACCACCGAGGAGGACCCGGAGTGGACCCGCCGGTACCACTCCCTGGACCTCGCGGAGAAGGCCTTCGGCGGCGCCGTGGTCATCACCCTCACCGACGGGACCGTGATCGAGGACAGCATCGCCGTGGCCGATGCCCACCCGCTGGGCGCCCGCCCCTTCGCGCGCGAGCAGTACGTGCACAAGTTCCGCACCCTCGCCGACGGGCTCGTCGCGGAGGCCGAGATCGACCGCTTCCTCGAGGCGGCGGCGCACCTGGCGGAGCTGCCCGCCGGGGAGCTCGGCAGGCTGAACGTCCTGGCCGCCGCGGGGGTCCTCGATCCGTCGGCCGCACCGAAGGGGCTGTTCTGA
- a CDS encoding transcriptional regulator, GntR family (PFAM: Bacterial regulatory proteins, gntR family; FCD domain), producing MVESTRPAAAGERSAKPAGKDVPWRPVARSSTHELVIAAIEDQIMNGTLAVGDLLPPERELAAHLQVSRAGVREAIRVLEGHGVLRSDVGSGRGAGTFVAALPSAALARFLRLHVALSNFRLQEVVEARLLLEQTSAALAAERADAAALAEMERLLAVMDEPGVSREAFNDADTAFHVAIAEAGGNSLFSDMTGAIRGSLRAPILAALTQVSDWEAVAQSLRAQHRGILEAIADGQAGLARRRTEEHIRSASAMLPGLPAE from the coding sequence ATGGTCGAGAGCACGAGACCCGCCGCGGCGGGGGAGCGGTCCGCGAAGCCCGCGGGGAAGGACGTCCCCTGGCGGCCGGTCGCACGGTCCAGCACCCACGAGCTGGTCATCGCCGCGATCGAGGACCAGATCATGAACGGCACCCTCGCCGTCGGCGATCTCCTCCCTCCTGAACGTGAGCTCGCCGCACACCTGCAGGTCAGCCGGGCAGGGGTCCGTGAGGCGATCCGCGTCCTCGAGGGCCATGGCGTGCTGCGCTCCGACGTCGGCTCCGGGCGGGGCGCGGGGACCTTCGTCGCCGCGCTGCCGAGCGCCGCTCTCGCGCGCTTCCTGCGCCTGCATGTCGCCCTGTCGAACTTCCGCCTCCAGGAGGTCGTCGAGGCGCGGCTCCTGCTCGAACAGACCAGCGCCGCGCTCGCTGCGGAGCGCGCCGACGCCGCGGCGCTCGCCGAGATGGAGCGGCTGCTGGCGGTGATGGACGAGCCCGGGGTGAGCCGGGAGGCGTTCAACGACGCGGACACCGCCTTCCACGTCGCGATCGCCGAGGCCGGCGGCAACAGCCTCTTCTCGGACATGACCGGCGCGATCCGCGGCTCCCTGCGCGCACCGATCCTCGCGGCGCTGACCCAGGTCTCCGACTGGGAGGCGGTGGCGCAGAGCCTGCGGGCACAGCATCGCGGCATCCTCGAGGCGATCGCCGACGGGCAGGCGGGCCTCGCCCGCCGGCGCACCGAGGAGCACATCCGCAGCGCCTCGGCGATGCTCCCCGGCCTGCCGGCCGAGTGA